The following is a genomic window from Candidatus Manganitrophus noduliformans.
AGGAAAAGCTCCTGAGAGTGACATCTAAACTAAAAGAAAAATGAAATTCAGCCGGCTTCATAAAGGCAACCAGAGGTTAACAGATAGACTTCGTGATCCAATATCCATTTTTTCAGCACCCTGCTAGAACCCGTGTTCGGACAAAGAAGCTCGCGGCGGTTACTAAGGCCTCTGAATTAACTCCAAAGCCAGAAGTTGAAGGGATATCCCAACACCTTAAGGAACTCATATCTGCTATAGATCAACGAATTTCTCAGCTTGAAAAAACTTTGGACCCAGAGCAACGGAAGGCCAACGAAAGAGAATTACAAGAGCTAGAAGACCGTAACTGGTTATCGACAATACTCCCTGAGGTTGAAGAAGAAATCTCTAGGCTCAAGATAATTGCTGCATTTGACATGGCTATTCAGGATACCGATACGAATCGCATTACGAGAAAAGCGACCGAGGTATCCCGCTCCTTGGTAACTGATAAGATACGTGATGCGTTTGCTGCGGAAGTAGCAGCATTAGGAATCGCAGACAGGCGGATTGAACTTGTCCAAGAGCCGAGCGGGTATGGTTCAACGAAGTTTAGAGTTTCGTTAATCCGTAGCCCCAGCAGCAAGGTCGCACAAGTCCTCAGCGAGGGAGAGCACCGATGCGTTGCTTTAGCAGCCTTTCTGGCTGAGCTCTCCACAGCTAACAACCCTTCCGGAGTTATATTTGACGATCCGGTATCTTCTCTTGACCACAATCATCGAGGTGTATTAGCAACCAGATTAGTACGTGAAGCAGCAAGCCAACGACAGGTTATCGTCTTTACCCATGATATTCCTTTTCTCATGCTACTGGATGATGAGGCACGCAGGGTTGGGCTCGATCCGAATTACCAAAGCGTTAACCGGGCCGACGACCGGTCCGGCATCTGCTCCCAGGGAACCCCTCTCAAAGCTCAGTCGATTCCGGAAATTCTTGACAAAATAGAGAAGCGTCTAAGTTCGACCAAAGAACTCTATCATTCCGGCCGCAAAGATGAATGGTGTGAACAATTTAAGGCAATGGCAGGCCGCTTGCGGGACGCATGGGAGCTTGCTGTCGAAAACGTGGTCGCACCCGTATTCCGGCGCTTTACCCACAAGGTCCACATCTCTGGCTTACGTCAACTAATTGTCATAACTGAACAAGATTTTATCAATATGAAGGAAGGTTACGATATCTGCTGTACCTATTGTCATACAGACCCTGCAGAGCTAAATAGACCAATACCAACTCCTGATCAAATTGACCTTGAGTTGAAACGTTTGCGTCTTTGGTTTGATAGCGTTCGGACCCGTCAAGACCAAAAGAGGTAGTTTACTGTTCATGCCCCATTTCTATACCGAAGACCAGCTTTGCGAGCAACCCGCGATTCAACTTTTTGCGACATTGGGCTGGGCAACCATTTCGGCAATGGAAGAAGTCTTCGGTCCAAGCGGAACGCTCGGGCGCGAGACAAAGGGCGAAGTGGCCCTGGGGCGGCCACTTCGGACCGCGCTAGAGCGGCTGAATCCTGGCCTGCCGACAGAAGCAATCACCACCGCAATCGATGACCTCACGCGCAACCGCTCCGCAATGATCCTCACAGCAGCAAACCGTGAAGTCTACACGCTGCTGAAGGAAGGCATTCCCGTCTCCGTGCCGGACCGGGAACGGGGCGGGCAGAAAACCGAGCGGGTCCGGATGATCGATTGGGAAAACCCGGAATCCAACGACTTTCTCCTCGTCAGCCAGATGACCATCACGGGCCCCCTCTACACCTGCCGTCCGGATCTGATCGGCTTCGTCAACGGGCTGCCGTGGATCGTCATCGAACTAAAGAAACCCGGCATTCCCGCCCGGCAAGCCTTCGACGACAACCTCACCAGCTATAAAGACCCGCAAAACGGCATCCCAGCCCTCTTCTGGTTTAACGCGCTCCTCATCGCATCGAACGGCACCGACAGCCGCATCGGCTCGCTCACCGCCGATTGGGAGCGGTTCTTCGAATGGAAGCGGATTGAGCGGGAAGACGAGCCGCGACGCGTGTCGCTGGAAGTGATGATCCGCGGCACCTGCGCGCCGCCGCGCCTGCTCGACCTCGTGGAGAACTTCACCCTCTTCTCCGAGCAAAAAGCCGGACTCGTGAAAGTGCTCGCGCAGAACCATCAGCTCCTCGGCGTTAACAACGCCATCGCCGCCACCCTCGCCGCGCGGAAGCAGGGCCACGGGCGCGGCGGGGTCTTCTGGCAGACGCAAGGTTCCGGCAAAAGCCTCTCGATGGTTTTCTTTTCCCAAAAGATTCTTCGCAAGGTGCCGGGGAACTGGACCTTTGTCGTGGTGACCGACCGCACCGAGTTGGACGACCAGATCGCGAAGACCTTCAAAGCATGCGGCGCGGTCAGCGAAGCGGAGGGGGAGATCTGCCACGCCCAGAGCGGCGCGCACCTTCGGCAACTGCTCGGCGAAAACCACCGCTACGTCTTCACCCTCATCCACAAGTTCCAGACGACCGAAGTTCTCTGCGACCGGCCCGACGTGATTGTCTTGACCGACGAAGCACACCGAAGCCAGTACGACACCCTTGCCCTGAACATGCGCACCGCGCTGCCGCGCGCGCTCTTCCTCGCCTTTACCGGAACGCCCCTCATCGCCGGGGAGGAGCGGACGCGCGAAGTCTTCGGCGACTATGTGTCGATCTACGACTTCCAGCAGTCGGTGGAAGACGGCGCGACGGTGCCGCTGTTCTATGAGAACCGCACACCGGAGCTGCGGCTGGAGAACCCAAACCTCAATGACGACATTTACGCCCTCATCGAAGCCGCGGAGCTGGACGAAGAGCAGGAGAGGCGATTGGAGCGGGAGTTGGGCCGGCAATATCACCTCCTCACCCGCGACAACCGGCTCGAAACGGTCGCGAAGGACATCGTAAAGCATTTCCTCGGCCGCGGCTTTCAGGGGAAAGCGATGGTCGTCTCCATCGATAAGGCGACCGCGTTTCGGATGTACGACAAAGTGCGCAAGCACTGGGAGGCCGAGTGCAAGCGGGTGGAAAAAGAGTTAGACCGGCTCACCCGCTACGGCGCGAAGTCCGACCCCGACCAGGTGAAGGAGCTTCAACGGCGACTCGACCTAATTCAAAGCACCGACATGGCGCTGATCGTCTCACCGGGCCAAAACGAAATTGCCCAGATGAAAGAGCATGGCCTCGACATCATCCCCCATCGAAAACGAATGAACGAGGAAGAACTGGACGAGGAGTTCAAGAACCCAACCAATCGGCTCCGCCTTGTCTTCGTTTGCGCGATGTGGCTGACCGGATTTGATGCGCCGAGCTGCTCGACGATCTATCTCGACAAGCCGATGCGGAACCACTCGCTGATGCAGACGATCGCGCGCGCCAACCGCGTCTTTCCCGGCAAGCAGAGCGGCCTGATCGTCGATTATGCGAACGTCTTCACCTCTCTGGAAAAGGCATTGGCGATCTACGGCGCAGGCAAAGGGGGGGCGATGCCGGTGCGGGACAAGCAAAAGCTGGTAGAGGAGTTGCGGCAAGCGGTTACGGGAGCGGCGGCGTTCTGTGCGGAGCAGGGAGTCTCGATTGAAGCGATCGAGGCGGTCCCCTCCGGAAATTTCGACCGGGTCAAGCGAATCGGCGAAGCGGTGGAAGCACTGATCACCCCCGACCCCCTCCGCAAAGGATTTCTGGCCCAGGAGCATCTGGTGCGAACGCTGTTCCAGGCCGTCAAGCCCGATCCGGTCGTCACCGAATTTGCCCCCCGCGTCTCTTGTCTCAGCACGATCGCCGATTCGATTCGCGAAAGAACCGGCGAGGGCCGGGCCGATATCTCGGCCATCCTCTCCGATGTGAACCATCTGCTGGACGAGTCGATCGCTTCCGACGGCTTCGTTATCAAGGAGAGTAAAGAAGGCTACGGCCGCATCGACCTCACGAAGATCGATTTTGCGGCGCTGGCGAAGCGGTTTGGTAAATCGAAAACAAAGAACATCGAGCTGGAACAGCTCAAGGCGGCGATTCGCGCCCAGTTGGACAGGATGGTTCGCCTCAACAAAACACGGGCCGACTACCTGGTCAAGTTCGAGGAGCTGATCGAGTCTTACAACACCGGCAGCCGGAACATCGAGGAGCTTTTTAAAGAACTCCTGAATCTGAGCCGAGCGCTTTCCGAGGAGCAGCAGCGCCACGTCCGGGAGCATCTCTCCGAAGAAGAGCTGGTGGTCTTCGACATCCTGACGCGCCCCGCGCCCGAGTTGAGTTCCGAAGAACGCGACGAGGTAAAAAAGATCGCGCGTGAGCTTCTTCAAAAACTGAAGGAGCTTCTGGTCTTGGATTGGCGGCAGAGATCGTCCGCCCGTTCTCAGGTAAAGCTTGCAATCGAAGATCTGTTGGACCGCGGTCTCCCGCGCGCCTATTCGCCCGACCTCTATCGGCAAAAATGCTCGGCGGTGTTCGAACACTTTTATGAAGCCTATACCGATAGGGGAGAGAGTCTCTATGGAAATGTAAGCTGAGAAAGAATAGATGAGCTCGCAATTAATCTGTTAGAAACCGGTTCTGCTCCCAATGGCGAGGAATCGCCCGGGTCATCCCTTCTTACCGTCCCGCCGCGCCTCTTCCGCCAGCTCGGCGAGTATCTGAAGCGCCTGCAGCGGGGTGAGGTTCATCGGGTCGATTTTCCGGAGGCGTTCTACAATAGGGCTGGTTTCCGCCGCGGGGGACGCAGGGGCGGGAGGAGCGGCGAAGAGATCGGGCTGCGCCGGGGGGGAGAGGGCCGGCTGCCAGGCATTTTCTTCAAGTTGTTTCAGCACCGCCTTGGCCCGATGGATGATCTCCGCGGGAAGCCCGGCGAGCCGGGCCACCTGAATGCCGTAGCTTTTGTCGGCCCCCCCTTCGACCATTCTTCTCAAGAAGATGATCTCGTCGTTCCACTCCCGGACCGAGACGTGATAGTTCCGAATCCCTTCGTTGGCGCCGGCCAGCTGCGTCAGCTCATGGTAGTGGGTGGCGAAGAGGGTCCGCGCCCCGAGGCGGTCCGAATGGGCGTGCTCCGCGATCGCCCAGGCGATGCTCATCCCGTCGAAGGTGCTCGTCCCCCGGCCGATCTCATCGAGCAGAATCAAACTCCGGGGAGTCGCGTGCCGGAGGATCTGGGCCATTTCGGTCATCTCGACCATGAAGGTGCTCATCCCTTCCGAGAGGGCGTCCTGCGCCCCGACCCGCGTGAAGATCTGATCGACCACGCCGATCGTCGCCTCGCGCGCCGGGACGAAGCTTCCCATCTGCGCCATTAAAACGATCAGCGCCACCTGCCGCATGTAGGTCGATTTCCCCGCCATGT
Proteins encoded in this region:
- a CDS encoding AAA family ATPase, with the protein product MIQYPFFQHPARTRVRTKKLAAVTKASELTPKPEVEGISQHLKELISAIDQRISQLEKTLDPEQRKANERELQELEDRNWLSTILPEVEEEISRLKIIAAFDMAIQDTDTNRITRKATEVSRSLVTDKIRDAFAAEVAALGIADRRIELVQEPSGYGSTKFRVSLIRSPSSKVAQVLSEGEHRCVALAAFLAELSTANNPSGVIFDDPVSSLDHNHRGVLATRLVREAASQRQVIVFTHDIPFLMLLDDEARRVGLDPNYQSVNRADDRSGICSQGTPLKAQSIPEILDKIEKRLSSTKELYHSGRKDEWCEQFKAMAGRLRDAWELAVENVVAPVFRRFTHKVHISGLRQLIVITEQDFINMKEGYDICCTYCHTDPAELNRPIPTPDQIDLELKRLRLWFDSVRTRQDQKR
- a CDS encoding type I restriction endonuclease subunit R, with protein sequence MPHFYTEDQLCEQPAIQLFATLGWATISAMEEVFGPSGTLGRETKGEVALGRPLRTALERLNPGLPTEAITTAIDDLTRNRSAMILTAANREVYTLLKEGIPVSVPDRERGGQKTERVRMIDWENPESNDFLLVSQMTITGPLYTCRPDLIGFVNGLPWIVIELKKPGIPARQAFDDNLTSYKDPQNGIPALFWFNALLIASNGTDSRIGSLTADWERFFEWKRIEREDEPRRVSLEVMIRGTCAPPRLLDLVENFTLFSEQKAGLVKVLAQNHQLLGVNNAIAATLAARKQGHGRGGVFWQTQGSGKSLSMVFFSQKILRKVPGNWTFVVVTDRTELDDQIAKTFKACGAVSEAEGEICHAQSGAHLRQLLGENHRYVFTLIHKFQTTEVLCDRPDVIVLTDEAHRSQYDTLALNMRTALPRALFLAFTGTPLIAGEERTREVFGDYVSIYDFQQSVEDGATVPLFYENRTPELRLENPNLNDDIYALIEAAELDEEQERRLERELGRQYHLLTRDNRLETVAKDIVKHFLGRGFQGKAMVVSIDKATAFRMYDKVRKHWEAECKRVEKELDRLTRYGAKSDPDQVKELQRRLDLIQSTDMALIVSPGQNEIAQMKEHGLDIIPHRKRMNEEELDEEFKNPTNRLRLVFVCAMWLTGFDAPSCSTIYLDKPMRNHSLMQTIARANRVFPGKQSGLIVDYANVFTSLEKALAIYGAGKGGAMPVRDKQKLVEELRQAVTGAAAFCAEQGVSIEAIEAVPSGNFDRVKRIGEAVEALITPDPLRKGFLAQEHLVRTLFQAVKPDPVVTEFAPRVSCLSTIADSIRERTGEGRADISAILSDVNHLLDESIASDGFVIKESKEGYGRIDLTKIDFAALAKRFGKSKTKNIELEQLKAAIRAQLDRMVRLNKTRADYLVKFEELIESYNTGSRNIEELFKELLNLSRALSEEQQRHVREHLSEEELVVFDILTRPAPELSSEERDEVKKIARELLQKLKELLVLDWRQRSSARSQVKLAIEDLLDRGLPRAYSPDLYRQKCSAVFEHFYEAYTDRGESLYGNVS